The Platichthys flesus chromosome 5, fPlaFle2.1, whole genome shotgun sequence genome contains the following window.
TTTATCGACGTGCACGTACAGACAGTGCATGAGGAAATGGGCCTCAACAGGGATGAAAGTTTTGACTTTTCAGGTAGAAAATCACGGGGCGGAAAACAAACCATGGAAAGGAGGGACCACATCACACCTGAAGTGGCAGCTGCTGTGAAGAAGTGTGATATACTGCATTACAGTGCATGTCAGCAGTTGAGTGAAAGCTAACCTACTAGCCTCCTGCTATTGCATCAACTTGGACGGATGGAAACTTGCATGAACTTGCTTGAGAACAAACAGGAGCCAGGCCAGAATCCATGTTACAATCCTGCGGCATTATTTTCTCTCCTAGGTGATAGGTAGAGACGATAAAGGACTGGTGGGAGGATCCAATTTCCTGCTCTGCAAGTGGAAGTCTCTGAAGTCTGGTGAAGTTTGAGCCAGCACTTTGATTGGCATGTCTTAAAGAAATGTTACAAATACAAAAGTACAACACAACAGGGcttaatgtaaaatgttatatgATCCCTTTGCAAATggtgtgtattttttgtttgaaaaacaaattaaggtCCAGTGCCATATAGTATTTTTATAAACTATATGTTCTCATAGTGCagttttaatattataatagaGAGAACAACCTGTATAATAGAATAACaacaaattacttttaatgACAAAGAACGGTTTGGGACTGTCAGTATTTATTATGTGAGGTGCAAATAAACGCATGCATGGTGCTCCTTTTGTTATTAATGCAACTTTGTCTCCTTTAATTTGAGAGATGCAAGATCACTGCACTAATACCAGGTCATGAAtcccctcctccacctttcACAACAGCCACTTTGTTCAGCCCTGTCGCCTTTAGATTGAAATGCAAAGAAGAACAACTCATGTGCCATTTGACTTAACATTTTGCCAACAAATAGTATTAGCAAGATGTTTTTGGTAATGTTTTATAATGAATCTTGAAATAAGTTTCCTGGACATTACTTTATAGTTTAGCTCTATTTGTAGATGCATTGTTTAATTGGTACATTTCCACTTTGTAAATTCAAGACATTGCTTACTCTTAAAGAAGTCTTGAAGTTGCATAGCAGGTGAATTGAAGCTGACAGGTTACAGCCAAGCTTTccattaaaaatatacatatataaatacttttaaaaaaggacaatgtataaatttgaatatgtttatgATCAACTTTCATTGTTTCTTGTCAACTGTTGtagtaaataacacaacattttatcTAACACACTGAAACGAATatacaaatcatttaaaaacaaaagtaacaaATTTGATCATCTTACCTTTTTACCGTTTTAGAAGGACTGAATAGATCAGTGGAGTTCCTGTTACTAAGCCGATAAAGATCACAgtagtaaaaagaaaaaggacggtatttatttttgcagaacattctgaacaaaataaaagaatttcaaatatttcagtTTCATACATTGTCTCCATTGATTAATTCACTATAACAAGAgtcaaaaaaatgaataaataaaccatGTTGAACTTGTTACCTAGTAAATATGTGGTgtctttattgtaaataaaacaatagtcCTCGACGATGTGTAGTTCACCCTCCAGTCCAGGGGGTGGAGGTGTTTATCCACGTCACGTTGGCCGGCCACCGTACCCcgtgcagagaagaagaggaggaagaaaacccGGGTGGACGGAGGTAGCGGGATTGATTGGTTGGATTTAAGCCCTGAAGTTTGCCGGCGTGGTCCCGCGTCTCTTACATTggtgcccccccctcctcctacGCTCCCGTGTAGCCTTCCCGCTTCTGCGCAGCTCGACCCGGCCGCAGCCATCCAGCCTGCCCCCTTGTGTGTCTGATTGCCCCTTGTGAGCAGCATGTCTGAATACGGCGGTGTGCCGACGAACGGAGTCAATGCTGGGATGAAAAATGATGCTTTTGCCGACGCTGTACAACGAGCCAGACAGGTAACCAACGAGCGAGGCTTCTAACGAGGACGGCCCAGAAGAGCTAGTTAGCTGCCGGGACACAGCAGCTAGCTTAATCACCCGTGACGTTAGCCGTGCCGGACTCGCTAGCTAACGAGCTAGGTAGCTAACCGCAATGCTAGTTATTTGTCTAAAACTCCCGCCGGGTTGAGGGATACACTGAACCGGGTTTGCAGGCCTGAGCCGAGCCACGCTCACATTGTAGTTCACTATTTCCTACAAACACATCGAGTAGAGGTAGCAGGATATTTTGAGTTAAGTTAAATGGGGCTAGCTCCTTAGGCTAAGTTAGCGAGGTTAGTTGTGAGGTTAACGTTAACCACATCGTGAAGTTTAGCCCTCCTCGTCTGTGAAACCTCGTTTTAGTAACGAATCACAATCAAACGACAATGGATGCGAATGATTTTGATCTTGCAGTTATGTTATCTGATTGTATTGTGTCGATTTCTGGCTTCAACTGAACAAAAGAATTGGGTTATTTAGTGATTAGTAGTTCAATACACAGTGGCTAATTCTTTACAGCCTGAGGCACGTTAAACGTCTTTGTACGAAGTAAACGAGGTCATGGCTGCAACTTATCATCTTGGTCTTATCGTGATTTATTCATTAGTTTATTATGTGTTCAACATGGCTCGCACATTCACCAAAATCCTTGGGCAGCAACTGATTAGTTTGAAGAGCAGCTTCGAACCCAAATATATTAAGTCCACCGCAACATAACAATGGAGGAATACCCTTAACAATCTGTAAAGACATCACACACTAGAAACTTGCACATTGAATCCCCAACCGTAAGTATTTTATTTCCCTGTAGTTAAATTAAGTAATTCTGAGATGTATGTTAAATATTTTGATTTTAAGTAGAAAATACAGATTTCATAACTTTTAATCCCCAGTATGAGTCGAGCTCTGAAAGTACTGGCTCTTACATTTCCCGTGATACTTTGCACTACCCCCTTAGTTCTAACTCCTTTCATTTTTGTTAAATCCCCCCTGCCTGATAAACCCATTCTTTCAAACTGCAGACCCCCAGTTATATGTTTTTAGTCCTAAATCCTAGACAATCTGGTGACCCCATCAGTTAATAATGGGTTTGAACTTCTTGATTAAGCTGAGCTGGTGTGCAATTAGAGCTGTCCTTTAGTTAAAATGATCACAACAAAGGTTAATGGTTTAACGGCTCACTAACTGGTCATGGCGATGAGCAAGAACTTAAAACAAAGCATGCATCCCTCAAAGTCCTGGGTTTTTTCGGTTGTGTTGCAAAGGCTTGACCCGGTCTTCCCCTCTTTGTAGATTGCAGCTAAGATCGGTGGAGACGGTGTCCCCTCAGGGAGCAACAACGGAGGAGCTGAGAGTTATCCATTCACACCACAAAAACGATCCCTGGAAGAAGCAGGTTAAAATTTTGCTCCAACAGGCACACAgttctgcatttgtttttcaattatGTAAGACTCACATTTTCGTTCCCCTAGATGAACCCGATGCCAAGAAGGTAGCATCACAGGGTGAAAGAGATTCTTCATTGTGTAAGTTGAATACCAACGTTGATCCTATTACTAACTCGCTCGTCTCAGCATCCAACCACTCACCAGTTGTACTTCTCTTACAGCTATTGGCGCTCAGCTCGCTGCTCTGTCCCAACAAAGGTATAGcacttatttagtttttcttttacatacaCGTTTGTAGCATATGGTCATGACAGACTCGAGAtccatttatatttcaatattcttttcaactttctttAGTGTCAGGCCCTCTACAATGACTGAAGAGTGCAACGTGCCAGATGCCATGGTCGGCCTCAGTGAGTAAACTATCATACTATTTCTAAACCATGCAAACAATGTCCTCATGACTGTGTTACACATGTTCAAACTAAAATCTAAATGTGCTTGCTGTTGTCCCAAAAGTCATTGGCCGAGGAGGTGAACAGATCAACAAAATACAACAGGATTCTGGCTGCAAGGTCCAGATTGCTCATGGTAAGTTGGGCTTTACCTGTATTTGCTGAATCTACAAAATGTGCTTTCCCACTACTCTTGGATTGACAAATATTTCCATATTAATTCACAGACAGTGCAGGACTATCCGAAAGGACTGTTTCTCTGACAGGGTCACCGGATGCCATAGGGTGAGTTGGTGTTCATattcatatgtaaaaaaaaatcctaaactCCAGAGCTACATCTTCATCTTTAGACAAGGTGCAACCTTTAAAATGCTCAAAGAGACTGAAAACTGAGAGTCACAAGTTTGAGTGGGAACAGGTgggtaaaatattaaaatatcccATAACTAAACTACTCTCAAAGTTTCTCATGATCTGACAATGCATACAGAGGCATTCCAAGAAATGGAATACTTCATTTGCAGTTGAAGCTGCTCACACTTCATAGTTGAGTCAGAATATTGTGACTTATTCACTAAATTGCTTGTATTCCGTGTTGACTTGGACTTCTTTAATAACATCATTGCCCCCTTTTTAACTTAATTTGCCTTCAGGAGAGCCAAGGCCCTCATAGATGACATAGTGTCCAGGGGTCACGAGTCGACCAATGGGCAGGCAGGTTCGATGCAGGAGATGATCATCCCTGCCGGCAAGGCTGGCCTCATCATAGGCAAAGGAGGAGAGACCATCAGGCAGCTACAGGTGAGCATCAGAGGGCATCTTGTCTCTTTTGTACAAATTGTGAAAAGTATTAACTGTTAAAAGAGAGATTAAGTTACTTTACCATGTGTCTATAATCAATGTAACCTACAAATTCCTAGGAGCGAGCTGGAGTTAAAATGATACTTATTCAAGATGGATCCCAGCCACCAAACGTAGACAAGCCGCTACGCATCATTGGAGATCCCTACAAAGTGCAGGTATGTTGTGCACCATGGAGAAAGTTGTGGTAAAGAGGAAAATGTCTATTGTTTTGTCATATcttacttttcactttttttttgtagcaAGCAAAAGACATGGTCAATGAGATTCTACGAGAGAGGGATCATGCTGGTTTTGGAGAGAGGAGTGAATACGGATCAAGGATGGGaggcggcggcggaggaggaggaggcggcggattaggaggtggtggaggcggcggtggtggaggcggtggtggtggcggcaTCGAGGTACATAATATTGCATATCAAACGCTCAGTATAGTTAATATGGTTTCTATTATTAGACTCAGCAGGTTTGAGCagtcatgacattttttttttaattctacaGATAGCGGTGCCCCGCCACTCTGTGGGAGTTGTGATTGGTCGAAATGGGGAGATGATAAAGAAGATCCAGGGCGATGCAGGAGTGAAGATACAGTTTAAACCAGGTGAACCTGCCAAACACTTGTGGAATATCAAACTGCATCATATTTCATTAAATGTCAGAAATATTAATGACCAATAATAGCTATAATACTGCTTTAACTGCAGTTAAAGACTGTTTGAGGCCACCCGGTAGAAATCTCCATTCATTTTGGTCATTcttagttttattttcttctatttacCCTATCATAAAAATTGTTGTTGTGCCGTTATGTCCGTCTCTATTTAGTGTTACAGCTGCTCTTAGTAGTTATGAGGAAATATGGTTCAATATCATtgaaaatgaactgaactatttTCCGAAATATATTTTTCGTGGTGGACTTCAATGTCTTGAACTtcatccttttgtttttccattataAGCACTCATTGATAACTTGCATGTCCTTGTCATTCCTTACAGATGATGGTACTGGTCCTGAAAAAATTGCCCATATTATGGGTCCGCCAGACCAGTGTCAGCATGCTGCATCGGTCATCACTGACCTGCTACAGAGCATCCGTGCCCGAGAGGAGGGTGGACAGGGGGTAGGTTCAGAGACCATGATGTTTTCTACGTGTTGCTCTTGATGTATGTGTTAATGACAAAAGAATCCATTTCTGTTTCTTCCACAGGGCCCCCCAGGTCCTGGTGCAGGTATGCCGCCTGGTGGTCGAGGGCGGGGTAGAGGCCAGGGTAACTGgggtcctcctggtggagaGATGACCTTCTCTATTCCGGCTCACAAATGTGGGCTTGTCATTGGCAGAGGAGGGGAGAACGTCAAGTCTATCAACCAGCAGACCGGTGCATTTGTTGAAATATCTCGTCAGCCACCTCCAAATGGTGACCCAAACTTCAAATTGTTCATCATCCGAGGGTCCCCACAACAGATTGACCATGCGAAGCAGCTCATAGAGGAGAAGATcgaggtttttgtttttaagttgttCACGTAGCagatataaaacacaaatcaaatagCTGCACGAAGAATATGCCTACGTAACTGATTATTAAATTGGCTTATTTTTTTCCCGCCAGGCTCCATTGTGTCCAGTGGGTGGTAGTCCAGGTCCCGGAGGCCCAGGGGGTCCGATGGGTCCCTATAACCCCAATCCATATAACCCAGGCCCTCCTGGAGGTGCTCCCCAGTAAGTGAAACCCTCAAACAGCTCTTTAATGCACCAGTGGTGGATTTTCTGTTAGCTTAAAATTATATATTGAGACATTTTATGTTCTTAATCAGTCATGTCCCTCTCTGCAGTGGGGCTGCACCTGGTGGCCCCCAGTACTGTCCTCAGGGTTGGGGAAATAACTATCAGCAATGGCAAGCCCCAGGCCCACATGACCCAAGTcagtaaaaaaatgtttgcactTCCATTTGCACCATTGTGTTCccatacataaatacaaaagcttatacatttttattaattttatcttttatttttagataaagcagcagcagcagacccgAATGCAGCATGGGCAGCATACTATGCACAATATTATGGACAGCAGCCAGGGGGTGCCATGCCAGGCCAGGCTCCAGGAGCTGCCCCAGCAGCACCTGGAGACCAGAGCCAAGCAGCACAGGCCCCAGGAGGTCAGCCAGACTACACCAAGGCTTGGGAGGAGTACTACAAGAAGATGGGCATGGGTAAGTGAGATTTACTGAAACAGTTCTGTCAAGATGTGTTTTGAGTGACATTTGACttcatacaaaatataaatattgccATTCCTCTAAGTGACATCCCCATTTTTAAATGGAGAGGCACTCAcctagagcacatacctctgttGAGGACTGACAGAtcccttgtgaaaccacattttaaactCACTATatccatatttttatttggatctgtaccCAAATATTTGTccatattttctttacatttcctTACACTGAAGTATTGCATGTTACTCATTATTGTTTACTGAGGCCTATTTGTAACTCTTGCTTTGGTAATATTGGGAAAATTCCCAAATGGttggactaataaaggattattattttatatcatcGTAAATAAATATTAGTATTATGGTAATctgactggtggtgttgatgtaatcctgctaattaaAAAAGacgacaaacaaatgcagaccaAAACACAAGCGCCTCGGCAGAGGTGGTTCATTATTATTCTGTAAACTAACATACAGTTTGTGTGGTATTTTTCCAGCTCagccagctggaggagcagcggcAGCTGCTCCAGTTGCTgccccagcagcagcggcagtggcaggaggaggagctgcagctggaggccaGCAGGACTACAGTGCAGCCTGGGCTGAGTACTACAGACAGCAGGCAGCCTATTATGGACAGGGAGGGCAGGCACCAGGACAGCCAGGTGGTCCACAGCAGGGACAACAGGTACTGTACTCATAATCggtgttaaaaatacattttgtaataaCCAAGGTCAAGTGAGCCAATACATTAACCTGCTTTAAATATATCTACTGGCCAAAATGTTCAATACCCATTTCATAGAAAGATTTCTGAACTCTGCCTTCTTGTGTCTAGGACTAAATATCATGAGTCATTAAGAACgttttggatttttcttttctcattgaTTGCAGACCCGTAACTAACCAGAATACTGTGTACGGCAACATAAACAATAGAAAATTAATATTTCCGTCACCCATAAAATACGCCAGAACAAACGGCACAGTAACCAACACCTTCAAAACCTCATGTCTACTGGTTGTTATTCACAATTAACAACATCACAATGCTGTAGGATTATTGTGCAATGTGTTTTCAATGCACTTCAAAGTCTCAATGAACATCTGTAACAAAGAgtagatgtttgttttaaaaacaacaattctttAATTGTAATTACCATACAGATTAACTTTTGACACTTCAGTGAAAATTATGAGGTTAGATTACCATCTTGTCAGGGAGCAACCAGATTAATCACTTTGTACAAACAAAAGTTAGCAGCCAAGCGTTTTTGTTCAGTTCAGCAGCTGCGAATGTCTATTCTTAGCATGATTTGAGACTTGTAAGTGATTATTGATTCTgcataaaactgtatttatatttcttcACAGAGCAAAGATTGATTTAATCATATTCTTTCTGTGTTGTCTCTTGTCTTTTCAGGGCCAGTAAACAATGGTTTGGTCTGTTGGACGGCTGCGATGGTTCTCtggacttgtttgtttttcctgtcaAGAGGTTTCCCTTTTGGATTTAATAAGACAAGACCATAGGTTACTCATCAACCctgaaatttttttatttcgaACCTccgtttgttttttaaagtcaaatttgaagaaaggaaaaagggaaatgatTTTGCCCATGCGTTGATCAAAGCACTACTTGGGACTATTAAATTTGCCCCTTCACCTCACCCACACCTTGTAATACATCTGatagattctttttttcttttaatgtgaaatattgaGCATTTTCTTGTAAACTAGCACAACAGCATCTCACATTTTACTGGTTTTCCCCTTCTATTTCTTGAGGGTAAAAACTGTCAAGCAGTATTTTGAATATATTCAAAAATTGTGTttgtaggaaaaaaaacagttgcaaATTTTgggtcattttttttcttttcttttttattcttgatactttttttttttttttttaacattcccAATGTTTAAGTTGCAGGTGTATTTTTCCTGCCACGAagatttcttattttaattttatttgttgtaattattttcctcacaggggttgtgtgtctgtatacaGTGTATGCTACTGAACAGAAAATGTGTGGCTGTAATAAGCACCAACTGTCCTACATGTGTATGTGggtcagttgtgtgtgtgcatgtatgtgtttgtgtgtttgactgccCTGTTTAATTTCGACAACATTATTGTTggaacatattttttttttttctttctctatggTAGAATTTGTTATTGTATtctgtactttttttttgttttgttattttttacaacttgtttttaaaaacttaaaataaaaacattcaaattgcAAGTGTTGTCTTCACCagtagtgtgagtgtgtgtggtttctcaCCGTGGACTATCTACCTGTATTGCATCGGATGAATGTGTAGTTTCATGGTGGGCTCCGGCTGCTGGAGGTGTCTCAGTGACGTCAGCGGGGGGTCTTTAGAGTGGTGCTGTCCTGCAGGATGTCACCTCTGTCGCGTCATGCCTTTGTTATGATGGATGTGTCCGCCGGCGAGTGAGGCTCGTCTCGTGCTGCCTGTCGACCAATCAGGACGCTGCCCCGCTGCAACGAGGGACAACAGTTTGGAAGGAGATGGCGCCCAGCTCGAAATCCGAGAAGGACGACGGCAAACAGAAGGCTCAGAGGAGACGCAAAGACCACGTCGTGAAGCTTCTCATGCGGGGGAAGGTGGGCCTGAGTGTGACCCCTGACGATTGTGCTTTATAATGAGGGAGCACTGCGGTGGAAGCCGCCTGCTTGCCAACAGCAGGCTAGCTAATGGCTAACTAACAGCTAAAGGCTAGAAGGTTGATTATTAGCTACTGCTGCAAACTATGACTACAGCGCCTATCTCTGGGTTTAACGGCGTTCTTCGCCATTTGTCGTAATTTGGCCTCTTACGATAATGTATCTGGCCTCGCTGTAGTATGCTAGCGATTAAAGCCATTGCTACTCACCAGTTTTATGTTAACGTTACAGCTCAGTCGGTGTTAGCCTCTGCTAACCCGCTGCTGTAACTCAGTGAGTTAACCTCATAGACAGCcgatgtactgtgtgtgtgtctgtgtatgtgctCACTCTAATGATATACTCTGGTATCCTACTGCCTGGAACGGAATGTAGCTGATCCCCCTTGTTCAGCATCTATCCGGAGCCACCACACGCGAAAGAGCTCTTCCACTAATACAAGTGTTTTATCTTTGACCCACATTTTAAATGCCTCATGTTACATCAGGTGTGCCAATCTACATcgccctcttctctcctctgcagctgtcagGTCAGTTTTCTCAGCGCCTGTTCAGGAAACTCCCACCTCGAGTGTATGTGCCTCTGAAAAACATCGTCAGCGAGGAGTTCCTGAGAGCAGGGTcagtgtgtacctgtgtgtctATTAAATGGGTTTGTTGTGATCCAGTACTCCACAAACTGTATTGTGttacaccttgttaagccctcaAGTCATTTCAAGCATCATGGGGTCATTGGTGTGTGAATCAGGCGTCTTCTGATTGCCAACAGGGATGCAGTGATATGACTTTACTTCTACCTCAGGTCAGGGTGTCTGATGATAGAGTTCAGATCCTCGACCAGTGCTGTCTTTTTAACTTATGTCTGCCTTCATCACACTTTGAAACTGGGGTCTGGGTAATTTTAATGTAAAAGGCATTGACtaacacaactttatttacaatGGCCTCGTCACATCAGTCACTTGATACACTTCAAGTGTTGACCAtactctttctttttctggttTAATGttgttaaacattaaacaaaatcTGGTTAAACATTCAGAGCATTCACAAATTCCATGTGGACTGTGTGTACCCTAGCGGACATGGGTGGATGATGACATTTATGTTACAAGGACCATAGCAGTCTGCCGGGTTATGAAACTATGATTCTGCCTCTATGAGATCAGCGTCAGCTGCAGTATTGATGCAGTGTATTGGATTATCTTTTCCTGCTAGGAACCAGTGCATGCACAGTTAGGATTTATCATGTGTGATAGGTTGATAAAAGAATATCATTTGTCTCCTTTCTGGTTCCAGACACATCTTTCTTGGCTTCACCAAATGTGGCCGATATGTTCTGTCCTACACCAGCGACTGCGGAGAGGATGATGACTTCTCTTTCTATTCCTACCATCTCTATTGGTGGGAGTTCAATTTACATAGTAGACTCAAACAGGTAATGGAAACCTCAGTGTGGTTTAGGCAGAAGTttcatattcaaacaaacaactccGGCAAATTCCTTCCCACATCCTCCTGTGGGAATTGGTGCCAGTAAAGTGTGGATAATTCAGCTGAATATATGCTTATCTTGTCTGTTCCCTAACACCTGCTTTAGGTCCATCATGTGCGTCTGTTTGCGGGCGAGGAAATCTACAGTGACCTCtacctgactgtgtgtgagtggccaAATGACCACTCCAAAATAGTAATCTTTGGTTTCAAGTAAGTAATCGATCACTAGCCCCACAACCCTTTTCAGACTGTATTATGATGTTGCTGTGTGTAGTTAA
Protein-coding sequences here:
- the khsrp gene encoding far upstream element-binding protein 2, with amino-acid sequence MSEYGGVPTNGVNAGMKNDAFADAVQRARQIAAKIGGDGVPSGSNNGGAESYPFTPQKRSLEEADEPDAKKVASQGERDSSLSIGAQLAALSQQSVRPSTMTEECNVPDAMVGLIIGRGGEQINKIQQDSGCKVQIAHDSAGLSERTVSLTGSPDAIGRAKALIDDIVSRGHESTNGQAGSMQEMIIPAGKAGLIIGKGGETIRQLQERAGVKMILIQDGSQPPNVDKPLRIIGDPYKVQQAKDMVNEILRERDHAGFGERSEYGSRMGGGGGGGGGGGLGGGGGGGGGGGGGGGIEIAVPRHSVGVVIGRNGEMIKKIQGDAGVKIQFKPDDGTGPEKIAHIMGPPDQCQHAASVITDLLQSIRAREEGGQGGPPGPGAGMPPGGRGRGRGQGNWGPPGGEMTFSIPAHKCGLVIGRGGENVKSINQQTGAFVEISRQPPPNGDPNFKLFIIRGSPQQIDHAKQLIEEKIEAPLCPVGGSPGPGGPGGPMGPYNPNPYNPGPPGGAPHGAAPGGPQYCPQGWGNNYQQWQAPGPHDPNKAAAADPNAAWAAYYAQYYGQQPGGAMPGQAPGAAPAAPGDQSQAAQAPGGQPDYTKAWEEYYKKMGMAQPAGGAAAAAPVAAPAAAAVAGGGAAAGGQQDYSAAWAEYYRQQAAYYGQGGQAPGQPGGPQQGQQGQ